In Paraburkholderia phenazinium, the following are encoded in one genomic region:
- a CDS encoding DUF2848 domain-containing protein, giving the protein MTQVSFNVVSRSGASAACAVEVNRLTIAGWAGRDRAAIEHHIAELAELGVKRPSTTPCFYRLGAELLTQAEQIDVVGAHSSGEAECVLVQSAQGLLVTVGSDHTDRLVEAYGVTVSKQICPKPIARDAWRFDDVAGHWDQLQLRAFAIVDGVRRVYQQGSVATLLAASDLLERAPVAAGAAMFCGTLAVEGGIVGMAEGDALELELHDPVLNRTLRHAYRVHALPIVE; this is encoded by the coding sequence ATGACGCAGGTATCGTTCAACGTGGTCAGCCGTTCGGGGGCAAGCGCCGCCTGTGCGGTCGAGGTGAACCGCTTGACCATCGCAGGCTGGGCGGGACGCGACCGCGCCGCGATCGAACACCACATCGCCGAACTCGCGGAACTGGGCGTCAAGCGGCCGTCGACCACGCCCTGCTTCTACCGCCTCGGCGCGGAACTGCTGACGCAGGCCGAACAGATCGACGTGGTCGGCGCGCATTCGAGCGGCGAGGCCGAGTGCGTACTGGTGCAATCGGCGCAAGGCCTGCTCGTGACGGTCGGCTCGGACCACACCGACCGCCTCGTCGAAGCCTATGGCGTCACCGTGTCCAAGCAGATCTGCCCGAAGCCCATCGCGCGCGACGCGTGGCGCTTCGATGACGTCGCCGGGCATTGGGACCAGTTGCAGTTGCGCGCCTTCGCGATCGTCGACGGCGTGCGGCGCGTCTATCAGCAAGGCAGCGTCGCCACGCTGCTGGCGGCCTCCGACCTGCTGGAGCGCGCCCCCGTCGCAGCAGGGGCGGCCATGTTCTGCGGCACGCTCGCGGTGGAAGGCGGCATTGTCGGCATGGCCGAGGGCGACGCACTCGAACTCGAACTGCACGACCCGGTTCTGAACCGCACGCTGCGCCACGCCTATCGCGTGCATGCGCTGCCCATCGTCGAATGA
- a CDS encoding MFS transporter — MNPVPSSATPPAAQAAGSSAAPDAALEAAALRKITWRIMPFLFLVYVLSYLDRVNIGYAKLQFTGDLGLSNTAYGLGAGIFFFGYFVFEVPSNLLLKKFGARATIARITMLWGALSCVMMFVRSETMFYVLRFFLGVAEAGLVPGVVLYLTFWFPSDRRARMVAVFMAAIPVAGIIGAPLSGFLMSALHDAHGLRGWQWMFLIEGIPSILAGFWALAVLRNTPAEAAWLSDDEKRVVLTRLARENTAAATAGAEHSLRAALASGRFWLLTLIYFCLVTGNAGFSFWLPQIVKDLGVTNLVSNGFVTAIPYLAAGIGMILIGRSSDITGERRWHYAVCCFIGAVGLLGSASVTNSIPLAVTGLSIAYIGILAGFGIFWSMSTTFLQGSAAVAGIAVINSIANLAGYVSPYVLGVVKDATHSVTFGLVLIAGALIVGGLVTLMMPRVKVPHGVAELA, encoded by the coding sequence ATGAACCCCGTTCCGTCTTCAGCCACGCCGCCCGCCGCTCAAGCCGCCGGCTCGAGCGCGGCGCCCGACGCCGCCCTCGAAGCCGCCGCGCTGCGCAAGATCACCTGGCGCATCATGCCGTTCCTGTTCCTGGTCTACGTGCTGTCGTATCTGGACCGCGTCAATATCGGCTACGCGAAACTGCAGTTCACCGGCGATCTCGGTCTGTCGAACACGGCCTACGGGCTTGGCGCAGGCATCTTCTTCTTCGGCTATTTCGTCTTCGAAGTGCCGAGCAACCTGCTGCTGAAGAAGTTCGGCGCGCGCGCGACGATCGCCCGCATCACGATGCTGTGGGGCGCGCTGTCGTGCGTGATGATGTTCGTGCGCTCGGAGACGATGTTCTACGTACTGCGCTTTTTTCTCGGCGTGGCCGAAGCCGGACTGGTGCCGGGCGTGGTGCTGTACCTGACGTTCTGGTTTCCGTCGGACCGGCGTGCCCGCATGGTCGCCGTGTTCATGGCGGCGATTCCGGTGGCCGGGATCATCGGTGCGCCGCTCTCGGGCTTTCTGATGTCGGCGCTACACGACGCCCACGGGCTGCGCGGCTGGCAGTGGATGTTCCTGATCGAAGGCATTCCCTCGATCCTCGCCGGCTTCTGGGCGCTCGCGGTGCTGCGCAACACCCCTGCCGAAGCCGCCTGGCTCAGCGATGACGAAAAGCGCGTGGTCCTCACCCGGCTGGCCCGCGAAAACACCGCCGCCGCCACGGCCGGCGCCGAACATAGCCTGCGCGCGGCACTCGCGTCGGGACGCTTCTGGCTGCTGACGCTGATCTACTTCTGCCTCGTCACCGGCAACGCGGGCTTCTCGTTCTGGCTGCCGCAGATCGTCAAGGATCTCGGCGTGACGAATCTGGTGAGCAACGGCTTCGTCACCGCGATCCCGTATCTGGCGGCGGGGATCGGCATGATCCTGATCGGCCGCTCATCGGACATCACCGGCGAGCGGCGCTGGCACTATGCCGTGTGCTGCTTCATCGGCGCGGTGGGGTTGCTGGGCAGCGCCTCGGTCACAAACTCGATCCCGCTGGCGGTGACGGGGCTGTCGATTGCCTACATCGGCATCCTGGCCGGCTTCGGCATCTTCTGGTCGATGTCCACCACGTTCCTGCAAGGCAGCGCCGCCGTGGCCGGCATCGCCGTGATCAATTCGATCGCGAATCTCGCCGGCTATGTGAGCCCGTATGTGCTCGGCGTCGTCAAGGACGCCACCCATAGCGTGACCTTCGGCCTTGTGCTGATCGCCGGCGCGCTGATTGTCGGCGGTCTGGTGACGCTGATGATGCCGCGGGTCAAGGTGCCGCACGGCGTGGCGGAGCTGGCCTGA
- a CDS encoding GntR family transcriptional regulator, with product MTLSQTSHAPRAARQNGASLAEQAYEFVKREIITMRLRPSEVLNEAELMTLTGIGRTPVHQALHRLVHEGMLTIMPRKGIMVRPVSLDDVLAIIDVRLINEGHCVELAARHAQAHDYAAMEALLERSKVCVAAHDVEGMMEIDREFHLAISAASRNPVLADILRGLHERSLRFWFISLSEPHHLEDVHEEHLELFRLLRERDAEGARQSVQRHIEAFRATLFNRI from the coding sequence ATGACGCTTTCGCAAACTTCCCACGCTCCCAGGGCCGCCCGGCAAAACGGCGCGAGCCTCGCCGAACAGGCCTATGAATTCGTCAAGCGCGAAATCATCACGATGCGTTTGCGTCCGAGCGAAGTGCTCAACGAAGCCGAACTGATGACGCTGACCGGCATCGGCCGCACGCCCGTGCATCAGGCGCTGCACCGGCTCGTCCACGAAGGCATGCTCACCATCATGCCGCGCAAGGGCATCATGGTGCGGCCGGTCTCGCTCGACGACGTCCTCGCCATCATCGACGTCCGCCTGATCAACGAAGGCCATTGCGTCGAACTGGCGGCGCGCCACGCCCAGGCGCACGACTACGCCGCGATGGAAGCGCTGCTCGAGCGCTCGAAGGTGTGCGTCGCCGCGCACGACGTGGAAGGCATGATGGAGATCGACCGCGAGTTCCATCTGGCCATTTCGGCGGCCTCGCGCAATCCGGTACTCGCCGACATCCTGCGCGGCCTGCATGAACGGTCGCTGCGTTTCTGGTTTATCTCGCTGTCCGAGCCGCACCATCTCGAAGATGTCCACGAGGAACATCTCGAACTGTTTCGCTTGCTGCGCGAGCGCGATGCCGAGGGCGCCCGCCAGTCGGTGCAGCGCCATATCGAAGCGTTTCGCGCGACTCTCTTCAACCGGATTTAA
- a CDS encoding amidase, translating to MATEFTPFPPLAQLAADLAAGRTTSRKLVETALERIADPAGQGSTVFMHVDADSARAAADGHDRLRAAGTVLSPLAGIPVSVKDLFDIEGQVTRAGSTVLADAPPATADAVTVARLKRAGAVIVGRTNMSEFAFSGLGLNPHYGHPLSPYRRDVKGDERVSGGSSSGAAASVADGMAAIALGTDTGGSIRIPAALCGLTGFKPTADRIPKHGGVPLSATLDSFGPIGVSVACCALVDRMLAGLEPRIPAVRPLEGVRLGVLTNYVTDGVEPAVAAALDTALKHLEAAGAIVSEVRFAPLDRLPEINRFGFPSIEAYAWHRPLLNKHREQYDPRVLLRILKGQPASAADYLDLVAERTALLDAARSTLWQRFDAIVAPTVPVVPPRVADLVQDDDAFTRTNALILRNPSAFNFLDTCALSLPCHRRGDAPVGLMLAGAPHGDDALLAIGRAAEAVLNTIR from the coding sequence ATGGCCACTGAATTCACGCCCTTCCCGCCGCTCGCCCAGCTTGCCGCCGATCTGGCCGCGGGCCGCACCACCAGCCGCAAGCTCGTCGAAACCGCGCTCGAACGCATCGCCGATCCGGCCGGCCAGGGCTCGACCGTCTTCATGCACGTGGATGCCGACAGCGCCCGCGCCGCCGCCGACGGCCACGACCGGCTGCGCGCCGCCGGCACGGTGCTGTCGCCGCTGGCGGGCATCCCGGTGTCGGTGAAGGACCTGTTCGACATCGAAGGCCAGGTGACCCGCGCCGGTTCGACCGTGCTGGCCGATGCGCCGCCCGCCACCGCCGATGCAGTCACGGTGGCTCGCCTCAAGCGGGCCGGCGCGGTGATCGTCGGGCGCACCAACATGAGCGAGTTCGCGTTCTCCGGGCTCGGCCTGAACCCGCACTACGGCCATCCGCTGTCGCCCTATCGCCGCGACGTGAAGGGCGACGAGCGGGTGTCCGGCGGCTCGTCCTCGGGTGCGGCGGCCTCCGTGGCGGACGGCATGGCAGCGATCGCGCTCGGCACCGACACCGGCGGCTCGATCCGCATCCCGGCGGCGCTGTGCGGCCTGACCGGCTTCAAGCCCACCGCCGATCGCATCCCGAAGCACGGCGGCGTGCCGCTCTCGGCGACGCTCGATTCGTTCGGGCCGATCGGCGTCTCGGTGGCGTGCTGCGCGCTGGTCGACCGCATGCTGGCGGGCCTCGAGCCGCGCATTCCGGCGGTTCGCCCGCTCGAAGGCGTGCGCCTCGGCGTGCTGACCAACTATGTGACGGATGGCGTAGAGCCGGCGGTGGCCGCCGCCCTCGACACGGCGCTCAAGCATCTGGAAGCCGCCGGCGCGATTGTCAGCGAAGTGCGCTTTGCGCCGCTCGACCGCTTGCCGGAGATCAACCGCTTCGGCTTTCCGTCGATCGAAGCGTATGCGTGGCACCGGCCGCTGCTGAACAAGCACCGCGAGCAGTACGACCCGCGCGTGCTGCTGCGCATACTGAAGGGGCAGCCGGCCAGCGCCGCCGACTATCTCGACCTGGTGGCCGAACGCACCGCGCTGCTGGACGCGGCCCGCAGCACGCTGTGGCAACGCTTCGACGCGATCGTCGCGCCCACGGTGCCGGTGGTGCCGCCGCGCGTAGCCGACCTCGTTCAGGACGACGATGCCTTCACCCGCACCAACGCGTTGATCCTGCGCAATCCGAGCGCGTTTAACTTCCTCGATACCTGCGCGCTCTCGCTGCCCTGCCACCGGCGCGGCGACGCCCCGGTCGGGCTGATGCTGGCGGGCGCGCCGCACGGCGACGACGCGCTGCTGGCGATCGGCCGCGCCGCCGAAGCGGTGCTCAACACGATCCGTTAG
- a CDS encoding disulfide bond formation protein B, with protein sequence MNNDNAMLRRERTLLVLLGLICVALVAGALYLQYGLHEDPCPLCILQRYFFLLIAIFAFLGARFNTWRGVRLLEVLAAISALAGIVTAARHVYVQANPGFSCGFDALQPVVDSLPPAHWLPGVFKVAGLCETAYPPIFGLSLPQWSLLAFFVAYVPLALSLIRNRRRIA encoded by the coding sequence ATGAATAACGACAACGCGATGCTGCGCCGCGAGCGCACCCTGCTGGTTCTGCTTGGCCTGATCTGCGTGGCGCTGGTCGCCGGCGCGCTGTACCTGCAATACGGCCTGCACGAAGACCCTTGCCCGCTGTGCATTCTGCAGCGTTACTTCTTTCTGCTGATTGCGATCTTTGCGTTCCTCGGCGCGCGTTTCAATACCTGGCGCGGCGTGCGGCTGCTTGAAGTGCTGGCCGCCATCTCGGCGCTGGCCGGCATCGTGACGGCGGCACGTCATGTCTACGTGCAGGCGAACCCGGGTTTCAGTTGCGGCTTCGACGCGCTGCAACCGGTGGTCGACAGCCTGCCGCCGGCTCACTGGCTGCCGGGCGTGTTCAAGGTCGCCGGCTTGTGCGAGACCGCGTATCCGCCGATTTTCGGCCTTTCGCTGCCGCAGTGGTCGCTGCTCGCCTTCTTCGTGGCGTATGTGCCGCTGGCGCTGAGCCTGATCCGCAATCGCCGCCGGATTGCCTGA
- the xdhA gene encoding xanthine dehydrogenase small subunit, with translation MTTQTIRFYHRGAVREVQGVPATRTVLQHLREDLHCTGTKEGCAEGDCGACTVVVGELDVDGGLTLKAVNACIQFLPTLDGRALFSVEDLRAADGALHPVQQAMVDCHGSQCGFCTPGFVMSMWALYENQPAAAGLPTRDEINTALSGNLCRCTGYRPIVEAAQKMFDYGQYPRVPFDRAAVAEALEPLQRKNTFEYLAPDVRGAAFGTPAFYAPVTLQAFATLRAQHPLARILAGSTDVGLWVTKQFRDLGEILYLGNVAELKRIERDAQTLTIGAAVTLEDAYAALAVDYPELAELWTRFASLPIRNAGTLGGNVANGSPIGDSMPALLALGAEVVLRHDAKTRTLPLEAFYLGYQKTALAAGEFVAAIRVPRPAPDLRFRTYKVSKRYDQDISAVCAAFALRVADGAIVEARVAFGGMAATPKRAAHAEAALTGAVWDDATTQRAMDALAADYQPLSDMRASSVYRLKVARNLLRRFQMETRDNAPLALLDVNAFASEAGVMGAAAAQESS, from the coding sequence ATGACAACGCAAACCATCCGTTTCTATCACCGTGGGGCCGTCCGTGAGGTTCAGGGCGTGCCGGCGACGCGCACCGTGCTGCAGCACCTGCGCGAGGACCTGCATTGCACGGGCACCAAGGAAGGTTGCGCGGAAGGCGATTGCGGCGCCTGCACGGTTGTGGTCGGCGAACTCGACGTCGACGGCGGCCTGACGCTCAAAGCCGTCAACGCCTGCATCCAGTTTCTACCTACGCTCGACGGCCGGGCGCTCTTCAGTGTCGAGGACCTGCGCGCGGCAGACGGCGCGCTGCATCCCGTGCAGCAGGCCATGGTCGACTGTCACGGCTCGCAATGCGGCTTCTGCACGCCCGGCTTTGTGATGTCGATGTGGGCGCTGTACGAAAACCAGCCCGCTGCCGCCGGACTTCCTACGCGCGACGAAATCAATACCGCCTTGTCCGGCAATCTGTGCCGCTGCACCGGCTACCGGCCAATCGTCGAGGCGGCGCAGAAGATGTTCGACTACGGCCAATACCCGCGCGTGCCGTTCGATCGCGCCGCCGTCGCCGAGGCGCTCGAGCCGCTGCAACGCAAGAACACCTTCGAATACCTCGCGCCCGACGTGCGCGGCGCCGCTTTCGGCACACCAGCTTTCTACGCACCGGTGACGCTGCAGGCCTTCGCCACCTTGCGCGCGCAGCATCCGCTGGCTCGCATTCTCGCCGGCAGCACGGATGTCGGCCTGTGGGTCACCAAACAGTTTCGCGACCTCGGCGAGATCCTGTATCTCGGCAACGTGGCCGAACTGAAGCGCATCGAGCGCGATGCGCAAACGCTGACGATCGGCGCGGCGGTCACGCTGGAAGACGCCTACGCCGCGCTCGCCGTGGATTACCCCGAACTCGCCGAACTCTGGACCCGCTTCGCCTCGCTGCCGATCCGCAATGCGGGCACGCTCGGCGGCAATGTCGCGAACGGCTCGCCAATCGGCGATTCGATGCCGGCGCTGCTCGCGCTCGGCGCCGAAGTCGTGCTGCGGCACGACGCCAAAACCCGCACGCTACCGCTGGAGGCGTTTTACCTCGGCTATCAGAAGACCGCACTCGCCGCCGGCGAATTCGTCGCGGCGATCCGCGTGCCGCGTCCGGCGCCCGATCTGCGCTTTCGCACCTACAAGGTCTCGAAGCGGTACGATCAGGATATCTCGGCGGTGTGCGCCGCCTTCGCGCTGCGCGTCGCGGACGGCGCGATCGTCGAAGCGCGCGTTGCCTTCGGCGGCATGGCGGCAACGCCGAAGCGCGCCGCCCACGCGGAAGCCGCCCTGACCGGTGCGGTCTGGGATGACGCGACGACCCAGCGCGCAATGGACGCGCTCGCCGCCGACTATCAGCCGCTCAGCGACATGCGGGCGTCGAGCGTCTATCGCTTGAAGGTGGCGCGCAATCTGCTGCGGCGCTTCCAGATGGAAACGCGCGATAACGCACCGCTCGCCCTGCTCGACGTGAATGCCTTCGCATCCGAGGCCGGCGTGATGGGCGCGGCGGCCGCGCAGGAGTCGTCGTGA
- the xdhB gene encoding xanthine dehydrogenase molybdopterin binding subunit, with protein MNKQTDAFIKHAADREQTAAIGTSLPHESAALHVSGEATYTDDLPELHGTLHAALGLARHAHARIVSLDLAAVRKAPGVIAVLSAADIPGENNCGPVLHDDPILADGEVLYLGQPVFAVIAESHELARRAAALAKSDDVVRYEPLEVVLTPAEAKARKQFVLPPLHLKRGEPAAKIAAAPHRIEGTFEVGGQEQFYLEGQVAYAIPKEMNGMLVYSSTQHPSEMQQVVAHMLGWPAHGVVCECRRMGGGFGGKESQSALFACIAALAAQRLQRPVKVRADRDDDFMITGKRHDAVYEYAAGFDETGRILGARVEIALRAGYSADLSGAVATRAVCHFDNAYYLSDVEIVALCCKTNTQSNTAFRGFGGPQGALVMEVMLDSIARQLKRDPLEVRLANYYGVGERDVTPYGQRVEDNVIAPLTDELLASSDYRARRAALAAYNAASPVLKRGIAFSPVKFGISFNVPFLNQAGALVHVYKDGSILVNHGGTEMGQGLNTKVAQVVANELGVPLSRVRSTATDTSKVANTSATAASTGSDLNGKAAEAAARTIRDRLAALAARELGGEPETVQFRDSMVHANGAAMPFAQLVNAAYLARVQLWSDGFYTTPKVHWDAKTLTGHPFYYFAYGAAVSEVVIDTLTGEWKLVRADVLHDAGQSINPAIDIGQVEGGFIQGMGWLTTEELWWNREGRLMTHAPSTYKIPAVSDTPAAFHVQLYRNENAEPTVFRSKAVGEPPLLLPFSVFLAIRDAIAAAAPEANHAPPLRAPATPEAILDALEAMVPPAATPPPDSSRAARHERAAPCVTGHTDTPCGHGRSTTGCKPG; from the coding sequence ATGAACAAGCAAACCGACGCTTTCATCAAACATGCCGCGGACCGCGAGCAAACCGCCGCGATCGGCACCTCCTTGCCGCATGAATCCGCTGCGCTGCATGTGAGCGGCGAAGCCACCTATACCGACGATCTGCCGGAACTGCACGGCACGCTGCATGCCGCGCTCGGACTGGCGCGCCATGCGCATGCGCGCATCGTGTCGCTCGACCTCGCCGCGGTACGCAAGGCGCCGGGCGTGATCGCGGTGCTGTCCGCGGCCGACATCCCCGGTGAAAACAACTGCGGCCCGGTGCTGCACGACGATCCGATTCTGGCCGACGGCGAAGTGCTGTATCTCGGTCAACCGGTGTTCGCGGTGATCGCCGAGAGCCACGAACTGGCGCGCCGCGCCGCTGCGCTCGCGAAAAGCGACGACGTGGTCCGCTACGAACCGTTGGAAGTCGTGTTGACGCCGGCCGAAGCCAAGGCGAGGAAGCAGTTCGTCCTGCCGCCGCTGCATCTGAAACGCGGCGAGCCCGCCGCTAAAATCGCCGCCGCGCCGCACCGGATCGAGGGGACGTTCGAAGTCGGCGGTCAGGAACAGTTCTATCTCGAAGGTCAGGTCGCCTATGCGATCCCCAAAGAGATGAACGGCATGCTCGTCTACAGTTCGACCCAGCATCCGAGCGAAATGCAGCAGGTGGTCGCGCATATGCTCGGCTGGCCGGCACATGGCGTGGTCTGCGAATGCCGTCGCATGGGCGGCGGCTTCGGCGGCAAGGAATCGCAGTCGGCGCTGTTTGCCTGTATCGCAGCGCTCGCAGCCCAACGACTGCAGCGCCCGGTGAAAGTGCGCGCCGACCGCGACGACGATTTCATGATCACCGGCAAGCGACACGACGCCGTCTACGAATACGCAGCAGGCTTCGACGAAACCGGCCGCATTCTCGGCGCGCGCGTCGAGATCGCGCTGCGCGCGGGCTATTCGGCGGACCTGTCCGGCGCCGTGGCCACGCGGGCCGTGTGCCACTTCGACAACGCGTATTACCTGTCCGACGTCGAGATCGTCGCGTTGTGCTGCAAGACCAATACGCAGTCGAACACCGCGTTTCGCGGCTTCGGCGGCCCGCAGGGCGCACTCGTGATGGAAGTGATGCTCGACAGCATCGCGCGGCAACTGAAGCGCGATCCGCTCGAGGTACGGCTCGCCAACTACTACGGCGTGGGCGAGCGCGACGTGACGCCGTATGGCCAGCGGGTCGAAGACAACGTGATCGCGCCGCTCACCGACGAACTGCTCGCCAGCAGCGACTATCGCGCGCGCCGCGCGGCGCTGGCGGCGTATAACGCGGCGAGTCCGGTGCTCAAACGCGGCATCGCCTTCTCGCCGGTGAAGTTCGGCATTTCGTTCAACGTACCGTTCCTCAATCAGGCCGGTGCGCTGGTGCATGTCTACAAGGACGGTTCGATCCTCGTCAATCACGGCGGCACCGAGATGGGCCAGGGCTTGAACACGAAGGTGGCCCAGGTGGTGGCGAACGAACTCGGCGTGCCGCTCTCGCGCGTGCGCTCGACAGCGACGGACACCTCCAAGGTCGCCAACACGTCCGCGACGGCCGCCTCGACCGGCAGCGATCTGAACGGCAAGGCGGCCGAAGCCGCGGCGCGTACGATCCGCGACCGGCTGGCCGCGCTGGCCGCCAGAGAACTCGGCGGCGAACCCGAGACGGTGCAGTTCAGGGACAGCATGGTGCACGCCAACGGCGCGGCGATGCCCTTCGCACAACTCGTTAACGCCGCGTATCTGGCCCGCGTGCAGCTGTGGTCCGACGGCTTCTATACGACGCCCAAGGTGCACTGGGACGCCAAGACGCTGACCGGGCATCCGTTTTACTATTTTGCGTATGGTGCGGCGGTATCGGAAGTGGTGATCGACACGCTGACCGGCGAATGGAAGCTCGTGCGCGCCGACGTGCTGCACGACGCCGGGCAGTCGATCAACCCGGCCATCGACATCGGTCAGGTAGAAGGCGGCTTCATCCAGGGGATGGGCTGGCTCACCACTGAGGAACTCTGGTGGAACCGCGAAGGTCGACTCATGACGCACGCGCCGTCGACGTACAAGATTCCGGCCGTGAGCGACACCCCGGCGGCGTTCCACGTGCAGCTCTATCGCAACGAGAATGCCGAGCCGACGGTGTTCCGCTCGAAGGCGGTCGGCGAGCCGCCGTTGCTGCTGCCGTTCTCGGTGTTCCTCGCGATTCGCGACGCGATTGCGGCGGCAGCGCCCGAAGCGAACCATGCACCGCCGTTGCGCGCCCCGGCGACGCCCGAGGCGATTCTCGACGCGCTGGAGGCAATGGTGCCGCCGGCAGCGACACCGCCACCTGATTCTTCACGCGCCGCGCGACACGAACGCGCAGCGCCATGCGTAACCGGCCATACGGACACCCCGTGCGGCCATGGACGGAGCACCACCGGATGCAAGCCTGGCTAA